The Candidatus Methylomirabilis lanthanidiphila sequence AATCCGTCCCCGATCCGCCTCAACCTTGACCCATTCATGCGCTTTCGTATAATACAGCCCCTCAGGGACCATGATCCCCTCCTCGTAAGTTTCACAGTTCACGGTTGACAGCTAGTGTCCTGAGTCTGAAATCCGTGACATATGTCCGGCCGTCATTCCGGCCAAGCCCGCAGAGCGGGCGCGAGCCGGAATCCAGGAAATAGCGTGGGTCTGGATTCCCGCTTTCGCGGGAACGACGACACTTAGGACGTCGACTTCCTCATCGAACTTCTGACTCAGGACACTGGCGGTTCAACGTACAAGGTTCGAAACTTCGAACATTGAACGTTGAACGTTGAACTTTGAACTTTGAACATTGAACGTTTAAACGTTGAACCATGAACTATGAACACCTTTGCCGCTTGTAGAAAGGCGTTCGAATAACCCTTGCGGTCACAGGCTGGCCGCGGACTACGACGTCAAACTCGGTGCCGATCGCCGCATACTGCGCCGGCACATATCCCAACCCGATGTTCTTTTCGAGTGAGGGCGCTGGGCCGCCGCT is a genomic window containing:
- a CDS encoding glycine cleavage system protein H, with translation MVPEGLYYTKAHEWVKVEADRGRI